Proteins from one Candida orthopsilosis Co 90-125, chromosome 2 draft sequence genomic window:
- a CDS encoding Fmp32 protein (S. cerevisiae homolog FMP32 localizes to mitochondrion), with the protein MSTLVRPHITPLFHPCTLITPIRCISSITKFDTRKFVQTLQEKGGFDAKQAEAAVTVVNGAINDGIYSITNNLVTKETLSSIAYQQKVDFAKLKGELQTMDKSEFTTLKKEQEKLRTDLTNLKNRLKEEITKNQASVRLDLNLEKGRIREESSINELKIEDTFSRIDEEVANMQSQIKSVKTQVLQWLMGVSTGTLAVLLAVGRFLY; encoded by the coding sequence ATGAGCACCCTTGTTAGACCCCACATAACCCCTCTCTTTCATCCATGTACGCTTATTACCCCGATACGATGCATTTCATCTATTACAAAGTTTGACACCAGAAAGTTTGTTCAAACTTTACAAGAGAAAGGCGGATTTGATGCAAAGCAAGCTGAAGCTGCTGTTACTGTTGTCAACGGTGCCATCAACGATGGTATCTATTCCATCACAAATAACTTagttacaaaagaaaccCTTTCATCGATAGCGTACCAACAAAAGGTTGATTTTGCTAAGTTGAAAGGTGAGTTGCAAACTATGGACAAATCTGAATTCACTACGTTGAAGAAGGAGCAAGAGAAATTGAGAACagatttgacaaatttgaaaaaccGGTTGAAAGAGGAAATCACAAAGAATCAAGCAAGTGTTAGACtagatttgaatttagaaAAAGGTAGAATCAGGGAAGAGAGCTCGATAAATGAGTTGAAAATAGAGGACACTTTTAGTAGAATTGACGAAGAGGTAGCAAATATGCAACTGCAAATCAAATCAGTCAAAACGCAGGTCTTGCAGTGGTTAATGGGTGTTAGTACTGGTACTTTGGCAGTTCTATTAGCTGTTGGTAGATTTTTATATTAA
- a CDS encoding v-SNARE translates to MNSLYNHGLKQTQTITKDLAQFEKNLSTSPLSLQGAITTSITAFKKTIKEYTDLLDKNPTDSSFSKHEGRINKFNQELESFTSKFDALKKQREISVQEADRQELLGRRHINSAVSQPSDNPYDPNQQQQQQQQTISQREGLYNENQTLARGTEQLDRILEMGQQAFEDIVEQNETLRKVQAKFEEGLIALGVSQGTIRSVERRAKQDKLLFWFCVVMMLVVFYYILKFFR, encoded by the coding sequence ATGAATTCACTATATAATCATGGTTTGAAGCAAACCCAGACAATAACAAAGGACCTTGCtcaatttgagaaaaacTTGTCAACTTCTCCATTGTCATTACAAGGTGCTATCACAACCTCAATCACCGCATTTAAAAAAACTATAAAGGAATACACTGATTTGCTTGATAAGAACCCTACagattcatcattttctaAACATGAGGGCAGAATTAACAAGTTCAATCAAGAGTTGGAGAGCTTCACCTCCAAGTTTGATGCCTTGAAAAAGCAAAGGGAAATCTCTGTACAAGAAGCAGATAGACAAGAGTTATTAGGAAGGAGACATATTAATTCAGCAGTATCTCAACCAAGTGACAATCCATATGACCCGaaccaacagcaacagcaacagcaacaaacGATATCACAGAGAGAGGGGCTCTACAATGAAAACCAAACTCTTGCGAGGGGCACAGAGCAACTTGATCGAATACTAGAAATGGGGCAACAGGcttttgaagatattgtGGAGCAAAATGAAACCTTGAGAAAAGTACAGGCCAAGTTTGAAGAGGGGCTAATCGCTTTAGGAGTTAGTCAGGGTACAATTAGAAGTGTGGAGCGCAGAGCCAAGCAAGATAAGTTGttattttggttttgtgtaGTGATGATGCTAGTTGTATTTTACTATATATTAAAGTTCTTCAGATAA